A stretch of the Maridesulfovibrio zosterae DSM 11974 genome encodes the following:
- the folE2 gene encoding GTP cyclohydrolase FolE2, which translates to MEDVQNSPAKVAMSINRVGVRDLTLPLVVRDRKTGSQHTMAKVALSVDLPAHFKGTHMSRFVEALEDWTEELDYESFFNLLSDILRRLEARSAHAELSFPFCLKKKSPVSGRIGVMSYDCSVEGELVGNKLEFTLGVKIPVMTVCPCSKAISDEGAHSQRAVVHIKTKSDGFVWIEDLVEIAEQSGSCEVYSLLKREDEKHVTEKSFSNPTFVEDVVRNAAMGLEKHPKILWYKVDVDSFESIHNHCAFASIVKG; encoded by the coding sequence ATGGAAGACGTTCAAAATAGTCCTGCCAAAGTGGCCATGTCTATTAACCGTGTCGGTGTGCGGGATCTCACCCTCCCATTGGTTGTACGTGATCGCAAAACCGGAAGTCAGCATACAATGGCTAAAGTGGCTCTTTCAGTTGATTTGCCTGCTCATTTTAAGGGTACGCATATGAGCCGTTTTGTAGAGGCTCTTGAAGACTGGACTGAGGAACTGGATTATGAAAGTTTTTTCAATTTATTAAGCGATATTCTGCGTAGACTGGAAGCGCGTAGTGCTCATGCTGAATTGAGCTTTCCGTTTTGCCTGAAAAAGAAGTCCCCTGTAAGTGGCCGTATCGGGGTTATGAGTTATGATTGCTCTGTAGAGGGTGAGCTTGTTGGGAATAAACTTGAATTCACTCTTGGAGTTAAGATTCCGGTTATGACCGTTTGCCCTTGCTCAAAGGCGATCAGTGATGAAGGTGCTCATAGTCAGCGGGCAGTAGTTCATATTAAAACCAAGTCTGATGGGTTTGTCTGGATTGAAGATCTGGTTGAGATTGCTGAACAGTCCGGTTCCTGCGAAGTCTATTCATTGCTGAAAAGAGAAGATGAAAAGCATGTTACAGAAAAAAGTTTTTCTAATCCGACTTTTGTAGAAGATGTTGTTCGGAATGCGGCTATGGGGTTGGAAAAACACCCCAAAATATTATGGTACAAAGTGGATGTGGATAGCTTTGAATCGATTCACAATCATTGTGCTTTTGCAAGTATTGTCAAAGGCTGA
- the gcvH gene encoding glycine cleavage system protein GcvH translates to MIPQELLYAKSHEWLKVDGENGTIGISHFAQEQLGDLTFVELPQVGDSFAAGDEFGSIESVKAASEIYAPVDFEVIAINEALEDAPEKVNEDPYGDGWMVKVKITGPTDALLDAAAYEKVTEEEDH, encoded by the coding sequence ATGATCCCCCAGGAACTTCTTTACGCCAAATCTCACGAATGGCTCAAAGTAGACGGTGAAAACGGAACTATCGGTATTTCCCATTTTGCACAGGAACAGCTCGGCGATCTTACATTCGTCGAACTTCCTCAGGTAGGAGATTCATTTGCAGCCGGTGACGAATTCGGTTCTATCGAATCAGTAAAAGCTGCCAGTGAAATATACGCTCCTGTAGACTTCGAAGTTATTGCTATAAATGAAGCACTCGAAGACGCTCCCGAAAAAGTTAACGAAGACCCTTATGGTGACGGCTGGATGGTCAAAGTTAAAATAACCGGTCCAACAGACGCTCTTCTTGATGCAGCAGCCTACGAAAAGGTTACTGAAGAAGAAGATCATTAA
- the gcvPA gene encoding aminomethyl-transferring glycine dehydrogenase subunit GcvPA: MPYVPHSPEEIREMLDVIGVNSVEDLFAEIPTELRPKSFDLPKGKSEMAVLEMLEKMASRNTTNLTSFLGAGFYDHFIPTAVDALSSRSEFYTAYTPYQPESSQGTLQAIFEYQTAMARLMGMQYSNASVYDGGSALYEATLMAVRKTRRRKIIVSESLNPIYRVMLNSYTSNLNIELVTVPHNHGCTNVKSITAAIDNETAAIIVQNPNFFGSVNDFTDLFATVHEHKAVAIMSTYPVMQSVLKTPGQMGADIAVADGQSIGQPLSFGGPYLGIMTCSKALIRQMPGRMAGRTEDEDGKTGYVLTLQAREQHIRRQKATSNICSNQALCALRTLIHLCLLGEEGLRRTATLSAERAHYAVERLTAIDGVELFTKGPFGNEFALTLPVNAFEVIDKLTERGIIPGFPLGRYFDGMENGLLVACTEKTTEEQIGIFAEILRGAI; this comes from the coding sequence ATGCCTTACGTACCTCATTCCCCGGAAGAAATACGGGAAATGCTTGATGTGATCGGCGTAAACTCCGTGGAAGACCTGTTTGCAGAAATTCCGACAGAACTTCGCCCAAAAAGCTTCGACCTTCCTAAAGGTAAAAGTGAAATGGCAGTTCTGGAAATGCTGGAAAAAATGGCATCCAGAAACACCACCAACCTGACCAGCTTCCTTGGCGCAGGATTTTACGACCACTTCATCCCCACAGCAGTTGATGCGCTGTCATCACGCAGTGAATTCTATACCGCATACACACCATATCAGCCAGAATCTTCACAGGGAACTTTGCAGGCTATTTTCGAGTACCAGACCGCTATGGCCAGACTCATGGGTATGCAATACTCCAACGCTTCTGTATATGATGGTGGAAGCGCACTCTATGAAGCCACCCTTATGGCTGTCCGCAAAACCAGACGCCGCAAAATTATTGTCAGTGAATCACTGAACCCTATTTACAGGGTGATGCTGAATTCCTACACAAGCAATTTAAATATTGAACTTGTGACTGTGCCCCACAACCACGGATGCACAAACGTCAAATCAATTACCGCAGCCATTGATAATGAAACTGCGGCAATCATAGTTCAGAACCCGAACTTCTTTGGTTCTGTAAATGATTTCACAGATCTTTTTGCTACAGTTCACGAACATAAAGCTGTAGCTATCATGTCCACCTATCCGGTCATGCAATCTGTGCTAAAAACACCGGGTCAGATGGGAGCTGATATTGCTGTTGCAGATGGTCAGTCTATTGGGCAGCCCCTTTCATTCGGTGGGCCGTATCTCGGCATTATGACTTGTTCTAAAGCACTAATCCGCCAAATGCCGGGGCGTATGGCAGGACGCACTGAGGATGAAGACGGTAAGACCGGTTACGTTCTTACCCTGCAAGCCAGAGAACAGCATATCCGCCGCCAGAAAGCGACTTCAAATATCTGTTCCAATCAGGCTCTTTGTGCTTTACGCACTCTCATTCACCTCTGCCTGCTGGGAGAAGAAGGACTGCGCCGCACAGCTACTTTATCAGCTGAACGGGCTCATTACGCAGTAGAAAGACTCACTGCAATTGACGGTGTTGAGTTGTTCACAAAAGGACCGTTCGGGAATGAATTCGCATTAACCCTTCCAGTAAATGCGTTTGAAGTTATCGACAAGCTCACCGAGCGCGGCATCATCCCCGGTTTTCCTTTGGGCCGTTATTTCGACGGCATGGAAAACGGACTGCTGGTAGCCTGCACTGAAAAGACCACAGAAGAACAGATCGGCATTTTTGCTGAAATTCTGCGGGGGGCAATCTAA
- a CDS encoding class I SAM-dependent methyltransferase: MVVSTDKETLKIKTAGRIWDIERTADLETLWDSIGEDEFGEDERLPYWAELWPASVLLGEWLYRNAASIRGKKCLDLGCGLGLTAIIGQSLGAEVVAFDYEFAPLVYARENAQINKTEQPLWLQMDWRDPALAEDSFDFIWGGDILYEKRFFDPLEKLFRRVLKPCGMIWMAEPVRDVSYPVWSKLENLGWQTSLPLTEKAACCNAEMTVNIREVVPGHKI, from the coding sequence ATGGTCGTGTCGACTGACAAGGAGACTCTCAAGATCAAAACTGCCGGAAGGATTTGGGATATTGAGCGTACAGCTGATCTTGAAACCTTATGGGATTCCATCGGTGAGGATGAATTTGGTGAGGATGAACGTCTTCCTTACTGGGCTGAACTTTGGCCTGCAAGTGTTCTTCTCGGTGAATGGCTTTATCGTAATGCCGCATCTATCAGGGGTAAGAAATGCTTAGATCTTGGCTGCGGGCTTGGTTTGACTGCTATAATAGGCCAGTCTCTCGGAGCAGAAGTTGTTGCTTTTGATTATGAATTCGCACCGCTCGTATATGCCAGAGAAAATGCTCAAATAAATAAGACTGAGCAGCCATTGTGGCTACAGATGGATTGGCGTGATCCTGCTTTGGCCGAAGATTCATTTGATTTTATCTGGGGTGGCGATATTCTTTACGAAAAAAGGTTTTTTGATCCATTGGAGAAACTTTTTCGCAGGGTGCTTAAGCCATGTGGTATGATCTGGATGGCAGAGCCTGTCAGGGATGTTTCCTATCCTGTCTGGAGCAAACTTGAAAATCTAGGTTGGCAGACTTCATTGCCGCTTACGGAAAAGGCAGCTTGCTGCAATGCTGAAATGACAGTTAATATTCGGGAAGTTGTTCCCGGACACAAAATATAA
- a CDS encoding SGNH/GDSL hydrolase family protein, whose product MDFLSRAVERLGYGCKYRVLASPFTYNSSPGVIPQELVVKDKIFNLKDYYHDRQLLNQFQIIGPDDKRPELIVLNLFHENSPLFINNTAKYIFFINPDVWKEYPEFEVWMKAEFGMIGANPTTYFKRYEEMLKNVRANFADVPLIVVSRLSHFPAFGPDPYSYLEGWGELWRTAGSVFKRWEKEINGLTIVEMDRIFAGIWSTSDKKIESHCPFLKFDIIEENNVITGLHASRDVEHIGSMWPILAGKIEQFLKQGRITYTEDEVVPDAWLKPWQPEKFDEGRIIEMLSSGANYLCARAIGTFFLDLDNDYTEFLVRTAEFTPVCHNTLHMIKTYGRIWRNPALAYWCQVHRRTAAEFTANGPIYMKDYLQRIDEIERYALGH is encoded by the coding sequence ATGGATTTTCTCAGCAGGGCGGTTGAGAGATTGGGATACGGTTGTAAATACAGAGTTCTGGCCTCTCCCTTTACTTATAACAGTTCTCCTGGCGTTATTCCTCAAGAGTTGGTTGTTAAAGATAAAATTTTTAATTTGAAAGATTATTACCATGACCGTCAGCTTTTGAATCAGTTTCAAATTATCGGTCCTGATGATAAGCGGCCTGAGCTTATTGTATTAAATTTATTTCATGAAAACAGCCCTCTTTTTATTAATAATACAGCAAAGTACATATTTTTTATTAATCCTGATGTCTGGAAAGAATATCCCGAATTTGAAGTATGGATGAAGGCAGAATTCGGTATGATCGGTGCCAATCCTACTACTTATTTTAAAAGATATGAGGAGATGCTTAAAAATGTGAGGGCTAATTTTGCAGATGTTCCCTTAATTGTTGTCTCACGCCTTTCACATTTTCCCGCCTTTGGTCCTGATCCGTATTCATATCTAGAGGGGTGGGGAGAACTTTGGCGCACAGCCGGATCAGTCTTCAAGCGATGGGAAAAGGAAATTAACGGGTTGACTATTGTTGAAATGGACAGAATTTTTGCAGGCATCTGGTCCACGTCAGATAAGAAAATTGAATCACATTGTCCTTTTTTAAAGTTTGATATTATAGAGGAAAACAACGTGATTACCGGGTTGCATGCCAGTCGTGATGTTGAGCATATTGGCTCTATGTGGCCTATTCTTGCCGGTAAGATCGAGCAATTTCTTAAACAGGGCAGGATTACGTATACTGAAGATGAAGTCGTCCCAGATGCATGGCTTAAGCCTTGGCAGCCTGAAAAGTTTGATGAGGGAAGGATTATAGAAATGCTTTCATCAGGTGCGAATTATTTATGCGCACGTGCCATAGGGACATTTTTTCTTGATCTGGATAATGATTATACTGAGTTTTTGGTTCGCACGGCAGAGTTCACTCCTGTCTGCCACAATACTTTACATATGATTAAAACTTATGGGCGTATCTGGAGAAACCCTGCTCTTGCGTATTGGTGTCAGGTGCATCGCCGTACTGCGGCAGAGTTTACAGCCAATGGTCCAATATATATGAAAGACTACCTTCAACGAATTGATGAAATTGAGCGATATGCTCTAGGGCACTAA
- a CDS encoding rhodanese-like domain-containing protein — MSLSKKLLLVLGTAIMTLVIAASAFAMKEKYNYMSAASLQKAIENKADIAIIDIQESDDFKAHHIKGAVETCAYPVKSDSDKIKLEASLNELKDSTKPVVVICPRGKGGAERTVDYFVKKGIAPYRVFILTEGQGGWSYSVETE, encoded by the coding sequence ATGAGCTTATCAAAGAAATTACTGCTGGTATTAGGTACAGCTATCATGACTCTTGTAATTGCAGCCTCTGCCTTTGCTATGAAAGAGAAATATAATTATATGAGTGCTGCATCACTGCAAAAAGCCATCGAAAATAAAGCTGATATTGCCATTATAGATATTCAGGAATCAGATGATTTTAAAGCCCACCACATTAAAGGCGCAGTTGAAACATGTGCATATCCTGTTAAATCTGATTCAGACAAAATCAAACTTGAAGCAAGTCTGAATGAACTGAAAGATTCCACCAAACCAGTTGTCGTAATTTGCCCGAGAGGCAAAGGCGGCGCAGAAAGAACAGTTGACTACTTTGTGAAAAAAGGGATTGCACCTTATCGTGTATTTATCCTCACTGAAGGTCAGGGCGGCTGGTCTTACAGCGTTGAGACAGAATAA
- a CDS encoding dihydrolipoyl dehydrogenase family protein: MTSDNLPENNRSYDLVVVGAGPGGFDAAIEAAEEGIKVALIEKELLGGTCLNVGCIPTKLYLGATSPVEELEAQSKARVAKGEIEIDFKALCTKKDRFIGATRKAMAQKAKKLGIDIYPATAKVIEPGKVEVSHPEECAVLEYKSLVLATGSHPTVFPGLEPDNETILDNTGFLALTEMPESLLVIGAGFIGLEMAQIAHRTGCKITVVDALDRIAVYEDPEVSKALHGVFKRNKWDIKLGVKVKSVTAEDGKAVLRTEDGEELIADKALIAIGRRPNSKDLGLEVLGVETAGPGFVKVNENLEAAQNVYAIGDLNGKVLLAHAASHQAGYVVRRISGKTEGPYEHGPIPSILYGSPETMRVGRMPADLEGQGEVKVSSFPLVANPIAQAYAATQGFVKVVWLDGKVAGITAVGHHVSGFTTAAAMIVQESWTKDDIHKVVFPHPSLDEALLGALKGEQK, from the coding sequence ATGACCTCGGATAATCTCCCTGAAAACAACCGCTCCTACGACCTCGTTGTCGTGGGAGCCGGACCGGGTGGTTTTGACGCCGCTATAGAAGCAGCAGAAGAAGGAATCAAAGTCGCACTGATTGAAAAAGAACTGTTAGGTGGAACCTGCCTTAACGTTGGCTGTATTCCCACCAAACTCTATCTCGGAGCAACATCTCCTGTAGAAGAACTGGAGGCGCAGTCCAAAGCCCGTGTTGCCAAGGGTGAAATCGAAATTGATTTTAAAGCCCTGTGTACTAAAAAAGACCGCTTCATCGGGGCAACCCGCAAGGCTATGGCTCAAAAAGCTAAAAAACTGGGTATTGATATATATCCTGCCACAGCAAAAGTAATTGAGCCGGGTAAAGTTGAAGTTTCCCACCCGGAAGAATGTGCTGTACTAGAGTACAAATCACTAGTCCTGGCAACGGGGTCCCACCCAACAGTTTTCCCGGGACTTGAACCAGACAATGAGACCATTTTAGATAATACAGGTTTTCTGGCACTCACTGAAATGCCAGAATCACTACTGGTTATCGGCGCTGGGTTCATTGGTCTTGAAATGGCCCAGATTGCGCACCGTACCGGCTGCAAAATCACTGTGGTCGATGCTCTTGACCGCATAGCCGTTTATGAAGATCCTGAAGTTTCAAAAGCTTTACACGGAGTTTTCAAACGCAATAAATGGGATATAAAACTCGGAGTGAAGGTTAAATCAGTCACTGCCGAAGACGGCAAAGCCGTTCTGCGGACCGAGGATGGTGAAGAACTTATTGCAGATAAAGCGCTGATAGCCATTGGACGCCGTCCTAACTCCAAAGATCTTGGACTCGAAGTTCTTGGTGTTGAGACTGCAGGACCAGGCTTTGTCAAGGTTAATGAAAATCTTGAAGCCGCGCAGAATGTCTACGCCATCGGTGATCTGAACGGAAAAGTTCTGCTCGCACACGCTGCAAGCCATCAGGCAGGCTACGTGGTGCGCCGTATTAGTGGAAAGACAGAAGGTCCCTATGAGCACGGGCCTATTCCGTCAATACTTTACGGCTCTCCAGAAACCATGCGTGTAGGCCGTATGCCGGCTGATCTTGAAGGACAGGGCGAAGTTAAAGTTTCATCCTTTCCGCTTGTAGCCAACCCTATTGCCCAGGCATATGCTGCGACACAAGGGTTTGTTAAAGTCGTCTGGCTGGACGGCAAAGTTGCCGGAATAACCGCTGTAGGACATCATGTTTCAGGTTTTACAACAGCCGCGGCAATGATCGTGCAAGAAAGCTGGACTAAAGATGATATCCACAAAGTAGTATTCCCGCACCCCTCGCTTGATGAAGCTCTTCTCGGAGCTCTCAAAGGTGAACAAAAGTAA
- a CDS encoding MBL fold metallo-hydrolase has translation MKDIIVETFVLGPLETNCYLLTSGKNAVVIDCGLEPLPLLRAIRDRDIDVQAIYLTHMHFDHIGGVADLQKVTQAPVYGSTKDEYLKEVAVMYGGSLEYQSMIDFKLTDQKPGRINILESPVIVLSTPGHSPGSLSYFFPALGCVFVGDLIFMISTGRTDFPGGDEEALIKSVKERIFLLPETTKIFSGHGPMTTVKHELNNNPLFA, from the coding sequence ATGAAAGATATTATAGTTGAAACATTTGTACTAGGTCCTCTTGAAACCAATTGCTATCTACTTACTTCCGGCAAAAATGCTGTTGTAATTGACTGTGGTCTGGAACCACTTCCCCTTTTACGTGCGATCCGCGATCGGGATATTGATGTACAAGCCATCTATTTAACACATATGCATTTTGATCATATAGGTGGAGTTGCCGACCTGCAAAAGGTAACTCAAGCCCCTGTTTACGGCAGTACAAAAGATGAATACCTGAAAGAAGTTGCCGTAATGTACGGAGGTTCATTAGAATATCAAAGTATGATTGATTTTAAATTGACCGATCAGAAGCCGGGACGCATTAATATACTTGAGAGTCCTGTGATAGTTCTATCCACTCCCGGTCATTCTCCAGGAAGTCTTTCATACTTCTTCCCTGCGCTTGGTTGCGTATTTGTCGGGGATCTTATTTTTATGATTTCAACAGGTAGGACAGATTTTCCAGGCGGAGATGAAGAAGCTTTAATCAAATCAGTTAAAGAACGAATATTTCTCCTACCCGAGACGACAAAAATATTTTCAGGACACGGACCTATGACCACTGTAAAACATGAACTGAACAACAACCCTCTTTTTGCGTAG
- a CDS encoding phosphotransacetylase family protein → MPGLYIGSTSGYSGKNMIVMGLGLHFQKQGVSLGYMKPVGAIPTEKDGCLGDEDAFFIQDVLGVSNPANVVTPVVVTHDFKVQAFNGKVEDHVAPIVNSYEKVSSGKDLTLIGGSGSMYSGKYCGVDGIHLVKTLGVKCVVIDRFQKELNYDYLVVLKESLGDNLVGVILNDIPPTFMDEITTLIKPFLERKGVKVLGVIPKDPLMGTIKVGDLSERLGGKIISAHNMTDLPVESFLIGTMQVENFMTHFRRHRNSAVIVGGDRSDVQLVALEGECPCLVLTGNLYPNDIILTRSEVLETPIIMVRDDTFSVAKKMEDILSRHKLRESAKIKHGVALVEKHIDFTYLKKALGLKY, encoded by the coding sequence ATGCCCGGTTTATATATTGGTTCCACCAGCGGATACTCTGGCAAAAACATGATTGTTATGGGACTGGGATTGCATTTTCAGAAACAGGGAGTCAGTCTGGGGTACATGAAACCTGTAGGGGCTATTCCGACTGAAAAAGACGGATGCTTAGGCGATGAAGATGCTTTTTTTATTCAGGATGTACTAGGCGTTTCCAATCCTGCGAACGTAGTTACTCCGGTTGTGGTAACGCATGATTTTAAAGTTCAAGCTTTTAACGGTAAAGTTGAGGACCATGTAGCACCAATCGTAAACAGTTATGAAAAAGTAAGTTCCGGCAAAGATTTGACCCTTATTGGTGGATCCGGTTCCATGTACTCCGGAAAATACTGTGGAGTAGACGGAATTCATCTGGTTAAGACTCTTGGTGTAAAATGTGTTGTGATTGATCGTTTCCAAAAAGAACTCAATTATGACTATCTGGTTGTCTTGAAAGAATCGCTTGGTGATAATCTGGTTGGCGTTATTCTTAATGATATCCCGCCGACTTTTATGGATGAGATCACGACTCTCATTAAACCATTCCTGGAGCGCAAAGGGGTAAAAGTTCTCGGCGTGATTCCTAAAGATCCGCTTATGGGAACTATCAAGGTTGGTGACCTGTCAGAGCGTCTCGGTGGGAAGATTATTTCCGCGCACAATATGACGGATCTGCCTGTAGAGAGTTTTCTTATCGGAACAATGCAGGTTGAAAATTTTATGACTCACTTTCGAAGACACAGAAACTCAGCTGTTATTGTCGGTGGTGACCGTTCCGATGTTCAGCTTGTTGCGTTGGAAGGTGAGTGCCCATGTCTGGTTCTGACAGGTAATTTATATCCCAATGATATTATTTTGACTCGCTCTGAAGTATTAGAAACACCAATTATTATGGTTCGTGATGATACTTTTTCGGTGGCCAAAAAAATGGAGGATATTCTTTCGAGGCATAAGTTACGTGAATCAGCTAAAATTAAACATGGTGTAGCTCTCGTAGAAAAACATATCGATTTTACATATCTGAAAAAAGCATTAGGCTTGAAATATTAG
- the gcvPB gene encoding aminomethyl-transferring glycine dehydrogenase subunit GcvPB, producing MKTVFQKSIPGREGCWPEEPKKKIEDMIPADLLREDAGMPSLSELDVVRHFTQLSMKNYGVDSNFYPLGSCTMKYNPKFTEKVAALPGFAKLHPAMPQLKGAGRHCQGALEVIYETEKLLCELTGMADFTMHPMAGAHGELTGVMLIAAYHADKGNKKTKIICPDSAHGTNPASAAIAGYDVVSVESTDGIITPEALAEVLDDEVAGVMMTCPNTLGLFETHLPELVKMIHDKDALLYYDGANMNAIMGKLRVGDAGFDVVHLNLHKTFATPHGGGGPGSGPVGVSERLVPFLPASHVKKMEDGQFYLDYDAPKSIGYVAPFYGNFGVYLKAYAYMLRLGREGLIRATEGAVLGANYMRKRLEDYFEIPHNRICMHEFVASAVKQAKNGVRALDVAKALLDKGHHAPTIYFPLIVKECMMIEPTETESKETLDQFIDDLIEIAALAETNPELIQAAPVTLSVKRLDETKAARDMVMTDDLG from the coding sequence ATGAAAACAGTATTCCAGAAATCAATTCCCGGCCGTGAAGGCTGCTGGCCTGAAGAACCAAAGAAAAAAATTGAAGATATGATTCCTGCTGATCTTCTGCGTGAAGACGCCGGCATGCCTTCTCTTTCTGAACTGGACGTGGTTCGCCACTTTACCCAGCTTTCCATGAAAAACTACGGTGTGGATTCCAATTTTTATCCTCTTGGATCCTGCACCATGAAATATAATCCCAAGTTCACTGAAAAAGTAGCTGCCCTGCCCGGATTTGCAAAATTGCACCCGGCTATGCCCCAGTTAAAGGGAGCAGGACGCCATTGTCAGGGAGCATTGGAAGTTATTTATGAAACTGAAAAGCTGCTCTGTGAACTGACCGGTATGGCAGATTTCACCATGCACCCGATGGCCGGAGCGCATGGTGAATTGACCGGAGTAATGCTTATCGCTGCCTATCATGCAGATAAAGGCAACAAAAAAACTAAAATCATCTGCCCGGACTCCGCACACGGTACTAATCCCGCATCAGCAGCTATTGCCGGATACGATGTTGTATCTGTTGAGTCGACCGATGGCATTATCACTCCAGAAGCTCTTGCAGAGGTTCTGGACGATGAAGTTGCAGGTGTAATGATGACCTGTCCTAACACTCTTGGACTATTCGAAACACATCTGCCAGAACTCGTCAAAATGATTCATGATAAAGATGCCCTGCTTTACTACGACGGCGCAAATATGAACGCTATTATGGGTAAACTGCGCGTCGGAGATGCAGGTTTTGATGTTGTGCACCTTAATCTGCATAAGACCTTTGCAACACCACACGGTGGAGGAGGCCCAGGTTCAGGTCCTGTCGGTGTAAGTGAAAGACTTGTTCCTTTCCTACCAGCATCGCACGTTAAAAAGATGGAAGACGGACAATTTTATCTTGATTACGATGCTCCTAAATCCATTGGATATGTTGCACCTTTCTACGGTAACTTCGGCGTATACCTTAAAGCGTATGCATACATGCTCCGCCTTGGCCGTGAAGGCCTGATAAGAGCAACCGAAGGAGCAGTCCTCGGTGCAAACTATATGCGCAAGAGACTTGAAGATTACTTTGAAATTCCGCACAACCGTATCTGCATGCATGAATTTGTTGCTTCAGCTGTAAAACAGGCTAAAAACGGTGTTCGGGCTCTTGATGTAGCAAAAGCACTGCTTGATAAGGGTCACCATGCTCCTACCATCTACTTCCCGCTCATTGTGAAGGAATGTATGATGATTGAGCCTACCGAAACCGAAAGTAAGGAAACTCTGGACCAGTTCATTGATGATCTTATTGAGATTGCAGCGCTGGCTGAGACTAATCCTGAACTGATTCAGGCTGCGCCTGTAACCCTTTCAGTGAAAAGACTCGACGAAACAAAAGCAGCACGCGACATGGTGATGACCGATGACCTCGGATAA
- the nikR gene encoding nickel-responsive transcriptional regulator NikR, which yields MGKTIRFGVSLDSDLLEKFDKLCDEKSYQTRSEAIRDLIRNMLVEKEWDETEGEMAGTLSLVYDHHHTGLSQRLTELQHDSHDLIMSTLHVHLDHDNCLEVMVLKGNGKLIKELAHRLISTKGVKHGKLGLTTTGETLV from the coding sequence ATGGGCAAAACAATACGTTTCGGGGTTTCCCTTGATTCCGACCTGCTTGAAAAATTTGATAAACTTTGTGATGAAAAAAGTTACCAGACCCGCTCTGAGGCAATCAGAGATTTGATCCGTAATATGCTGGTTGAAAAAGAATGGGATGAAACCGAAGGTGAAATGGCCGGTACACTTTCCCTAGTTTACGATCATCACCATACCGGTTTGTCACAGAGGCTGACTGAGCTGCAGCATGATAGCCATGATCTTATAATGTCTACTCTGCATGTTCATCTTGATCACGATAACTGTCTCGAAGTAATGGTGCTTAAAGGCAATGGTAAGTTGATCAAAGAGCTTGCTCATCGTCTTATCTCGACTAAAGGTGTTAAGCACGGAAAACTTGGACTTACTACTACCGGCGAGACACTTGTTTAG